From Drosophila bipectinata strain 14024-0381.07 unplaced genomic scaffold, DbipHiC1v2 scaffold_58, whole genome shotgun sequence, a single genomic window includes:
- the LOC122321828 gene encoding sodium-dependent nutrient amino acid transporter 1-like codes for MDDAEYQKLSCNVEGSRQEQSGSGTAVIYTSAGEELTINCDIVHEMESQTSTQRDKWGKGVEFLFSCIALSVGLGNVWRFPFIALENGGGAFLIPYVIVLLLIGRPVYYLEVIIGQFSSRGCILLKLY; via the exons ATGGATGATGCAGAGTATCAGAAACTGAGCTGTAACGTGGAAGGATCGAGGCAAGAGCAATCAGGATCTGGAACGGCTGTTATTTATACCTCAGCTGGAGAAGAA CTTACCATAAACTGTGATATTGTTCATGAAATGGAATCCCAGACTTCAACTCAAAGAGACAAGTGGGGCAAAGGCGTGGAGTTTCTTTTCTCCTGCATAGCCCTGTCCGTGGGTTTGGGAAATGTCTGGAGATTTCCATTCATAGCTCTGGAGAATGGTGGGGGTGCCTTCCTTATACCCTATGTGATAGTGCTCCTGTTGATTGGTCGACCTGTTTACTATCTGGAGGTGATCATTGGACAGTTTTCGAGTCGTGGCTGTATTTTATTGAAGCTGTACTAA